From a region of the Stegostoma tigrinum isolate sSteTig4 chromosome 25, sSteTig4.hap1, whole genome shotgun sequence genome:
- the rbm28 gene encoding RNA-binding protein 28 isoform X1, translating into MAAAAGKGLAAVNGRLTTVFVRNLPATADGERLGEIYSELGPIKHCFVVKEKGSQTCRGFGYVTFSLPADARKALKEAKFYDGQKLSVSLAKKKLLGKKAATKEASKANTKQQAQKKLQRKARLIVRNLSFKCSEDDLKTLFSQYGTVLEVHIPRKEDGKMRGFAFVQLKNLLEAGKALKGMNLKEIKGRPVAVDWAVAKDKYSTTVNLKSAGAESKDAVQASDKNDECQQEDGMDSGDETEKEAAKESKVMQQQNVVSKKRSATKEEKVVIEASDDETDDEEDASDEDASDEDASDEDASNEEVSEDDEEDEKPVKKKKLRKASHPVDVHEGRTIFIRNLSFDTEEDTLGEMLEQFGDLKYVCVVRHPDTEHSKGCAFAQFVTKESVQKCVEAAESQSESGGLQLDGRKLIVTLAISREEAKKLTQKKSKKPSGTRNLYLAREGLIRAGMKSAEGMSAADIAKRTRFEELKRQKLKDVNIFVSKTRLCVHNIPKSLTDQQLRKLCLEAAGTKDARVKECRIMRDLQTAKTKGSGRSLGYGFVEFTEHSHSLTALRALNNNPDTFGPEKRPIVEFSLEDRRKLKIKEMRMQRNLQLQQLKVGASKPVQTEKRSTYSSVQQQTTPQTVPKDHRSWSGFCTTPEVEEVELANGKKRKKVLPLPSHRGPKIRKRDKGKQQQAQTKKVKMQPGRAKRVKNSVVVKQALSKKQVAKSNKRNKEEKRFNSLVEQYKKKLLGTVPASYPMKKSKWFQD; encoded by the exons GTGACCTTTTCACTTCCAGCAGATGCACGGAAAGCTCTGAAAGAAGCAAAATTCTATGATGGCCAAAaactctctgtttctcttgccaAGAAGAAACTTCTAGGAAAGAAGGCAG CCACCAAGGAAGCTTCTAAAGCCAATACAAAACAACAAGCacagaagaaattgcagaggaaaGCAAGATTGATCGTTCGAAACCTGAGTTTTAAG TGTTCAGAAGATGACCTGAAGACACTTTTCTCGCAATATGGGACTGTGCTGGAGGTTCACATTCCTAGGAAAGAAG atggGAAAATGCGAGGATTTGCGTTTGTTCAACTCAAGAACCTTCTGGAAGCTGGGAAAGCCTTGAAGGGAATGAACCTGAAGGAAATTAAGG GTCGTCCTGTGGCAGTGGACTGGGCGGTGGCCAAGGACAAATACAGCACAACAGTGAATCTCAAGAGTGCAG GAGCTGAGAGTAAGGATGCTGTTCAGGCTTCAGATAAAAACGACGAATGTCAGCAAGAAGATGGCATGGACTctggggatgaaacagaaaaagaagcTGCTAAAGAATCGAAAGTGATGCAACAGCAAAATGTGGTGTCCAAGAAGAG GTCCGCAACAAAGGAGGAGAAGGTTGTGATAGAAGCTTCAGATGATGAAactgatgatgaagaagatgcgtCAGATGAAGATGCGTCAGATGAAGATGCGTCAGATGAAGATGCGTCAAATGaggaagtatcagaggatgaCGAGGAGG ATGAAAAGCCCGTGAAAAAAAAGAAGTTGAGAAAGGCTAGTCACCCCGTGGATGTTCACGAAGGGCGGACAATCTTCATCAG GAACCTGTCCTTTGACACTGAGGAAGATACACTGGGGGAGATGCTGGAGCAATTTGGAGACCTGAAATATGTTTGTGTAGTCAGGCACCCTGACACAGAACACTCCAAAG GTTGTGCTTttgctcagtttgtgacaaaggAGTCGGTGCAGAAGTGTGTGGAAGCAGCGGAGAGCCAGAGTGAG AGTGGAGGACTCCAGCTGGATGGGCGGAAACTGATCGTGACCTTGGCAATTAGTCGTGAAGAGGCCAAGAAACTCACCCAGAAGAAGTCAAAGAAACCATCTGGAACACGGAACCTGTACCTGGCTCGAGAGGGCT TGATTCGAGCTGGTATGAAATCAGCAGAAGGCATGAGTGCCGCAGACATCGCTAAGAGAACACGA TTTGAGGAGCTGAAGCGTCAAAAGCTCAAGGATGTGAATATCTTTGTGTCAAAAACAAGGCTGTgtgtacacaacattccaaagTCGTTGACTGACCAACAGCTCCGAAAGCTCTGTTTAGAGGCTGCAGGCACAAAGGATGCACGTGTAAAGGAG TGTCGGATCATGCGGGATTTGCAGACGGCAAAGACGAAAGGAAGCGGGCGCTCTCTGGGCTATGGCTTTGTAGAGTTCACAGAGCACAGCCACTCCTTGACAGCCCTGCGTGCTCTGAACAATAACCCAGACACTTTTGGGCCAGAGAAG AGGCCGATTGTGGAATTCTCATTGGAAGATCGGCGGAAGCTGAAAATCAAAGAGATGCGCATGCAGCGCAATCTG CAGTTGCAGCAGCTTAAAGTGGGAGCAAGCAAACCGGTGCAGACTGAGAAACGCAGCACATATTCAAGTGTCCAACAGCAGACCACCCCACAAACTGTTCCAAAGGATCACAGATCATGGTCTGGATTTTGTACCACACCTGAGGTTGAGGAGGTGGAGCTGGCCAATGGCAAGAAACGGAAGAAGGTGCTACCTCTGCCATCTCACCGAGGCCCCAAAATTCG AAAGCGGGATAAAGGGAAACAGCAGCAAGCACAAACCAAGAAGGTGAAAATGCAACCAGGCCGGGCAAAGAGAGTGAAGAATTCAGTCGTGGTGAAGCAGGCACTTTCCAAAAAGCAG GTGGCAAAGTCTAACAAACGGAACAAGGAAGAGAAGAGATTTAACTCCCTGGTCGAGCAGTACAAGAAGAAGCTCCTGGGGACAGTACCTGCCTCCTACCCCATGAAGAAAAGCAAATGGTTTCAGGATTAG
- the rbm28 gene encoding RNA-binding protein 28 isoform X2, translating to MAAAAGKGLAAVNGRLTTVFVRNLPATADGERLGEIYSELGPIKHCFVVKEKGSQTCRGFGYVTFSLPADARKALKEAKFYDGQKLSVSLAKKKLLGKKAATKEASKANTKQQAQKKLQRKARLIVRNLSFKCSEDDLKTLFSQYGTVLEVHIPRKEDGKMRGFAFVQLKNLLEAGKALKGMNLKEIKGRPVAVDWAVAKDKYSTTVNLKSAGAESKDAVQASDKNDECQQEDGMDSGDETEKEAAKESKVMQQQNVVSKKRSATKEEKVVIEASDDETDDEEDASDEDASDEDASDEDASNEEVSEDDEEDEKPVKKKKLRKASHPVDVHEGRTIFIRNLSFDTEEDTLGEMLEQFGDLKYVCVVRHPDTEHSKGCAFAQFVTKESVQKCVEAAESQSESGGLQLDGRKLIVTLAISREEAKKLTQKKSKKPSGTRNLYLAREGLIRAGMKSAEGMSAADIAKRTRFEELKRQKLKDVNIFVSKTRLCVHNIPKSLTDQQLRKLCLEAAGTKDARVKECRIMRDLQTAKTKGSGRSLGYGFVEFTEHSHSLTALRALNNNPDTFGPEKRPIVEFSLEDRRKLKIKEMRMQRNLLQQLKVGASKPVQTEKRSTYSSVQQQTTPQTVPKDHRSWSGFCTTPEVEEVELANGKKRKKVLPLPSHRGPKIRKRDKGKQQQAQTKKVKMQPGRAKRVKNSVVVKQALSKKQVAKSNKRNKEEKRFNSLVEQYKKKLLGTVPASYPMKKSKWFQD from the exons GTGACCTTTTCACTTCCAGCAGATGCACGGAAAGCTCTGAAAGAAGCAAAATTCTATGATGGCCAAAaactctctgtttctcttgccaAGAAGAAACTTCTAGGAAAGAAGGCAG CCACCAAGGAAGCTTCTAAAGCCAATACAAAACAACAAGCacagaagaaattgcagaggaaaGCAAGATTGATCGTTCGAAACCTGAGTTTTAAG TGTTCAGAAGATGACCTGAAGACACTTTTCTCGCAATATGGGACTGTGCTGGAGGTTCACATTCCTAGGAAAGAAG atggGAAAATGCGAGGATTTGCGTTTGTTCAACTCAAGAACCTTCTGGAAGCTGGGAAAGCCTTGAAGGGAATGAACCTGAAGGAAATTAAGG GTCGTCCTGTGGCAGTGGACTGGGCGGTGGCCAAGGACAAATACAGCACAACAGTGAATCTCAAGAGTGCAG GAGCTGAGAGTAAGGATGCTGTTCAGGCTTCAGATAAAAACGACGAATGTCAGCAAGAAGATGGCATGGACTctggggatgaaacagaaaaagaagcTGCTAAAGAATCGAAAGTGATGCAACAGCAAAATGTGGTGTCCAAGAAGAG GTCCGCAACAAAGGAGGAGAAGGTTGTGATAGAAGCTTCAGATGATGAAactgatgatgaagaagatgcgtCAGATGAAGATGCGTCAGATGAAGATGCGTCAGATGAAGATGCGTCAAATGaggaagtatcagaggatgaCGAGGAGG ATGAAAAGCCCGTGAAAAAAAAGAAGTTGAGAAAGGCTAGTCACCCCGTGGATGTTCACGAAGGGCGGACAATCTTCATCAG GAACCTGTCCTTTGACACTGAGGAAGATACACTGGGGGAGATGCTGGAGCAATTTGGAGACCTGAAATATGTTTGTGTAGTCAGGCACCCTGACACAGAACACTCCAAAG GTTGTGCTTttgctcagtttgtgacaaaggAGTCGGTGCAGAAGTGTGTGGAAGCAGCGGAGAGCCAGAGTGAG AGTGGAGGACTCCAGCTGGATGGGCGGAAACTGATCGTGACCTTGGCAATTAGTCGTGAAGAGGCCAAGAAACTCACCCAGAAGAAGTCAAAGAAACCATCTGGAACACGGAACCTGTACCTGGCTCGAGAGGGCT TGATTCGAGCTGGTATGAAATCAGCAGAAGGCATGAGTGCCGCAGACATCGCTAAGAGAACACGA TTTGAGGAGCTGAAGCGTCAAAAGCTCAAGGATGTGAATATCTTTGTGTCAAAAACAAGGCTGTgtgtacacaacattccaaagTCGTTGACTGACCAACAGCTCCGAAAGCTCTGTTTAGAGGCTGCAGGCACAAAGGATGCACGTGTAAAGGAG TGTCGGATCATGCGGGATTTGCAGACGGCAAAGACGAAAGGAAGCGGGCGCTCTCTGGGCTATGGCTTTGTAGAGTTCACAGAGCACAGCCACTCCTTGACAGCCCTGCGTGCTCTGAACAATAACCCAGACACTTTTGGGCCAGAGAAG AGGCCGATTGTGGAATTCTCATTGGAAGATCGGCGGAAGCTGAAAATCAAAGAGATGCGCATGCAGCGCAATCTG TTGCAGCAGCTTAAAGTGGGAGCAAGCAAACCGGTGCAGACTGAGAAACGCAGCACATATTCAAGTGTCCAACAGCAGACCACCCCACAAACTGTTCCAAAGGATCACAGATCATGGTCTGGATTTTGTACCACACCTGAGGTTGAGGAGGTGGAGCTGGCCAATGGCAAGAAACGGAAGAAGGTGCTACCTCTGCCATCTCACCGAGGCCCCAAAATTCG AAAGCGGGATAAAGGGAAACAGCAGCAAGCACAAACCAAGAAGGTGAAAATGCAACCAGGCCGGGCAAAGAGAGTGAAGAATTCAGTCGTGGTGAAGCAGGCACTTTCCAAAAAGCAG GTGGCAAAGTCTAACAAACGGAACAAGGAAGAGAAGAGATTTAACTCCCTGGTCGAGCAGTACAAGAAGAAGCTCCTGGGGACAGTACCTGCCTCCTACCCCATGAAGAAAAGCAAATGGTTTCAGGATTAG